A single region of the Labeo rohita strain BAU-BD-2019 chromosome 3, IGBB_LRoh.1.0, whole genome shotgun sequence genome encodes:
- the LOC127160427 gene encoding cytochrome P450 3A40-like, with protein MIDLPSLSVTWTLVVLVITLLFIWGVWPHRFFKKLGIPGPRPWPFLGTLLSYAKGLCNFDMECAKKYGKVWGIYDGRLPILMVTDLEMIKVILVKECYSNFINRRKRTTGLAGPFADGIIMVQDDRWKRMRSTLSPYFTSGRLKEIFPIAVIHADRFIENMQKKDHEQPVKVKEVVGPYSMDVVTSSSFSVDIDSINKADDPFVTNVKKFVQFNMFNPLLLLLLLFPSLALVLKKMGITLFSKSSMEFFYSALRKIKDDHNTESKGRVDFLQLMLQNQIPGDHFGDTEEQPAKGLTDHEILSQSLVFILGGYETTSTTLTFLLYNLATNPDCLEKLVEEIDKNFPLETPITYEALMKMDYLEMAINESMRLLPTAPRLERSSKKTVELNGVTIPKDTLIGIPVYVLCRDPQLWDSPEEFRPERFSPECKSEMNQYAFLPFGLGPRNCIGMRYAVMIMKILVVKLLQNFSVETCKETQVPLEMNVAFQPKVPITLKFIPRSHKEKQ; from the exons ATGATTGATCTCCCATCTCTGTCTGTGACCTGGACCCTGGTGGTTCTGGTCATAACGCTCCTGTTTAT TTGGGGTGTTTGGCCACATAGATTTTTCAAAAAACTGGGAATCCCAGGACCAAGGCCTTGGCCTTTCTTGGGCACTCTTCTCTCATATGCTAAA gGTTTGTGCAATTTCGATATGGAGTGTGCTAAGAAGTATGGAAAAGTTTGGGG GATTTATGATGGAAGGCTCCCAATTTTAATGGTCACTGACCTGGAAATGATCAAAGTGATTTTGGTGAAAGAATGTTATTCTAACTTTATAAACAGAAGG AAAAGAACTACAGGTCTGGCTGGTCCCTTTGCTGATGGCATAATTATGGTTCAAGATGACAGATGGAAGAGAATGCGTAGTACACTCTCCCCGTATTTCACAAGTGGTCGACTGAAGGAG ATATTTCCCATAGCTGTGATACATGCAGATCGTTTTATTGAAAACATGCAAAAGAAAGACCACGAGCAGCCAGTTAAAGTAAAAGA AGTTGTGGGTCCATATAGTATGGATGTGGTTACCAGCTCCTCCTTTAGCGTTGACATCGActccataaacaaagcagatgATCCTTTCGTTACCAATGTCAAGAAGTTCGTCCAGTTTAATATGTTCAATCCTCTCCTGCTGCTACTGc ttttgtttccCTCCCTTGCACTGGTTTTGAAGAAAATGGGGATTACTCTTTTCTCAAAGTCGTCTATGGAATTTTTCTACAGTGCCTTGAGAAAGATTAAGGACGACCACAACACGGAATCAAAG GGTCGGGTAGACTTTCTCCAGCTCATGCTCCAAAATCAAATACCCGGTGATCATTTTGGTGACACAGAAGAGCAACCAGCAAAAG GACTGACAGACCACGAGATTCTCTCCCAGTCCCTGGTTTTCATTCTCGGAGGTTATGAGACGACAAGCACCACTCTCACTTTCCTCCTCTATAATCTTGCCACTAATCCAGACTGTCTGGAAAAGCTGGTTGAGGAGATTGACAAAAACTTCCCTCTTGAA actCCCATCACATATGAAGCACTGATGAAAATGGATTACTTAGAAATGGCTATCAACGAATCAATGCGCCTCCTTCCCACTGCACCACGCTTGGAGAGGTCCTCTAAGAAAACTGTGGAGCTCAATGGGGTGACCATACCAAAGGACACTCTGATTGGAATTCCTGTATATGTTTTGTGTCGTGACCCGCAGCTCTGGGACTCTCCAGAGGAGTTCAGACCAGAGAG GTTCAGCCCAGAATGTAAATCAGAGATGAACCAGTACGCTTTCCTGCCTTTTGGACTCGGGCCTCGAAATTGCATTGGAATGAGATATGCTGTAATGATCATGAAGATTCTTGTTGTGAAGCTGCTTCAGAACTTCAGTGTGGAAACATGTAAAGAGACACAG gtcCCTCTAGAGATGAATGTCGCTTTTCAGCCTAAGGTTCCCATCACACTGAAGTTTATACCTAGATCTCACAAGGAAAAACAATAA
- the foxk1 gene encoding forkhead box protein K1: protein MADLGDDTGARALLALKSAPCSPVAVSIAPVYTLSSSTSPGITSSMPLSPPSQALARLEGRDFEFVMRQRTVTVGRNSSHGSVDVNMGHSSFISRRHLQISFEEPHFYLRCLGKNGVFVDGVFQRRGAPPLLLPRECTFRFPSTVIKIQFTALYHKETQKEEAPVSPVRPLYPQISPLKISIPENDFRSMMSPLPSPTGTISVPNSCPASPRGAGSSGYRYGRNITSDLQLAAEYAAKAVSEQRTEATGGDSPKDESKPPYSYAQLIVQAISSAPDRQLTLSGIYAHITKHYPYYRTADKGWQNSIRHNLSLNRYFIKVPRSQEEPGKGSFWRVDPSSESKLVEQAFRKRRQRGVSCFRTPFGPLSSRSAPASPTHSGLLSPHSSGLQTPECLSREGSPVSHEHDFGSKLASVPEYRYSQSAPGSPVSAQPVIMAVPPQSSAAIPKPVAYMPASIISSSQASGQAIHVVQQAPAVTMVRVVTTSTSSPNGYILANTTSSGSGEGHGDQRVEEMPVVGSRVIQAVGSHISSANRGQQSYTVVQQSAMHHLPVQTIAQNGKHALPVASVPTSAYALTNPLQILAAQASTSPPVLVNRPSSMETDESSIDEPEPKRSKMEEDSVAPVPQPVIVAMNQEASE, encoded by the exons ATGGCTGATTTAGGGGATGATACCGGAGCGAGAGCCCTGCTGGCCCTCAAATCTGCGCCTTGTAGCCCGGTGGCCGTTTCTATCGCGCCCGTGTACACTCTCTCCTCCTCGACTTCGCCCGGGATCACATCATCCATGCCCCTCTCCCCTCCGTCGCAGGCCCTCGCTCGCCTGGAAGGCAGGGACTTCGAGTTCGTCATGCGCCAGAGGACGGTGACCGTAGGGCGGAATTCGTCGCACGGCTCCGTGGATGTCAACATGGGCCACTCGAGCTTCATTTCCAGGAGACATCTGCAGATCTCCTTCGAGGAGCCGCATTTCTACCTGCGTTGTCTCGGCAAGAACGGTGTGTTTGTCGATGGCGTTTTCCAGAGGAGAGGCGCACCTCCACTTCTCTTACCGAGGGA GTGCACATTTCGATTTCCCAGCACAGTGATAAAGATTCAGTTTACGGCGCTATACCACAAGGAGACACAGAAAGAGGAAGCTCCTGTATCCCCTGTGAGACCCCTTTATCCGCAAATCTCGCCGCTGAAAATCAGCATTCCtgaaaatgacttcagaagCATGATGAGTCCCCTGCCTTCGCCGACAGGAACTATTAG TGTTCCCAATTCCTGCCCAGCAAGCCCTCGGGGCGCAGGTTCCTCGGGATACCGTTACGGGCGCAACATCACCTCAGATCTCCAGCTGGCAGCAGAATACGCAGCCAAAGCTGTGTCAGAACAGCGCACTGAAGCCACAGGAGGAGACAGTCCCAAG GATGAGTCCAAACCTCCATACTCGTACGCTCAGCTGATAGTCCAGGCCATCTCGTCTGCGCCGGACAGACAGCTAACACTAAGTGGCATCTACGCTCACATCACCAAGCATTATCCTTACTACAGGACGGCCGACAAAGGCTGGCAG AACTCCATTAGACACAACCTGTCTCTGAACCGCTACTTTATTAAAGTGCCACGCTCACAGGAAGAGCCAGGCAAAGGTTCGTTCTGGCGCGTCGACCCCTCATCAGAGTCTAAGTTGGTGGAGCAGGCCTTCAGAAAGCGCAGACAGAGAGGAGTGTCCTGCTTCCGCACACCCTTCGGCCCGCTGTCCTCAAG GAGTGCTCCAGCCTCTCCCACCCACTCCGGCCTCCTCTCTCCGCATTCGAGCGGCCTCCAGACCCCCGAGTGTCTGTCACGGGAAGGATCGCCAGTGTCTCATGAACATGACTTTGGTTCCAAGCTTGCCTCTGTGCCTGAGTACCGATACTCCCAGAGTGCACCAG GCTCTCCAGTGAGCGCTCAGCCTGTAATCATGGCCGTACCACCTCAGTCCTCAGCCGCGATACCCAAGCCTGTGGCTTACATGCCGGCCTCCATCATTAGCTCCTCCCAGGCCTCTGGTCAGGCCATCCATGTGGTGCAGCAGGCGCCAGCTGTCACCATGGTCCGAGTAGTGACCACCTCGACCAGCTCCCCCAATGGCTACATTCTGGCTAACACCACCTCATCAGGCTCTGGAGAGGGACATGGAGATCAAAGAG tggaGGAGATGCCTGTGGTTGGCAGTAGAGTTATTCAGGCTGTAGGGAGTCACATAAGTTCAGCTAATAGGGGGCAGCAGAGCTACACTGTTGTCCAGCAGAGTGCCATGCACCACCTTCCTGTGCAGACCATTGCCCAGAACGGCAAACATGCTCTTCCTGTCGCCAGCGTACCAACCAGTGCTTACG CCCTCACCAATCCTCTTCAGATCTTGGCAGCCCAGGCTTCGACATCCCCACCCGTGCTGGTCAACAGGCCCTCCAGCATGGAAACCGACGAATCGAGCATCGACGAGCCCGAGCCCAAACGGTCCAAAATGGAGGAGGACAGTGTGGCTCCGGTCCCTCAGCCTGTAATTGTTGCAATGAACCAAGAGGCCAGCGAATGA